A window of Castanea sativa cultivar Marrone di Chiusa Pesio chromosome 1, ASM4071231v1 contains these coding sequences:
- the LOC142632019 gene encoding uncharacterized protein LOC142632019, with the protein MCEIHVAWPTNKIKLYVEGGEEPLAVEQPFANEEVANDDDVHEVGQNDDDVHNVHEMHEGGFEGPNFDDDVFGNVDDGPSTHDGVSGSTAAPHRPSEGDNVNAAPHRTTAADNDPPLKEGDWIDPPLEDDMESLVGSDDDKPAPTATKEPEFNVQTDMRKPVLKKGMKFPNSKVFREALREYAINKLVDIKFKLNKKKKISVYCINECGWRCYASQLSGELTFQIKTFNPECTYPKSFKHSQVTASYVAKKFIQKFDKNPNWKVADVQYHMKQILEVDISYSQVYRAKMKAIDLITGDEQLQYGKLRDYVEMIRLNDKRSRVILQTEMENENAQPNLRECISVAFAVVEQENKDSWVWFLQQFSDDIGNPKQLNLAFITNRQKGLIPAIEMLFPTCEHRSCVKHISNNFKMDHKGLELKDALRRCARATTIREFERRMQELKDFDVNAWEYLADINPAQWSKSHFSSSVLCDCLANNLSESLNAMILEARDKPILAMLEWIRVRLMTKQYKKMKDIAKYTGNVCSNIQDKLKKLKHESLPFSATPLGRFMYEVDNGRERHVVDLVRKACSCRIWDLTRLPCKHGISVIVKNLEKVEDCVHSCYLKETFVETYKEIIQPMLGQYE; encoded by the exons ATGTGTGAGATTCATGTTGCATGGCCTACAAATAAGATAAAACTATATGTTGAGGGTGGTGAGGAGCCACTTGCAGTTGAACAACCATTTGCTAATGAGGAAGTAgcaaatgatgatgatgtgcATGAGGTGGGTcaaaatgatgatgatgtgcATAATGTGCATGAGATGCATGAGGGAG GGTTTGAAGGGCCAAattttgatgatgatgtattTGGAAATGTAGATGATGGGCCATCTACACATGATGGAGTTAGTGGCAGTACAGCAGCCCCACATAGGCCCTCCGAGGGAGATAATGTCAATGCAGCCCCACATAGAACTACTGCAGCTGACAATGACCCACCTCTTAAAGAGGGTGACTGGATTGACCCACCTCTTGAAGATGATATGGAAAGTTTAGTAGGGTCTGATGATGATAAGCCAGCACCAACTGCTACAAAAGAACCTGAGTTTAATGTCCAAACTGACATGAGAaaaccagtgttaaagaaaggAATGAAGTTTCCAAACTCTAAGGTATTTAGGGAGGCATTGAGGGAATATGCTATAAACAAGCTAGTAGATATCAAGTTCAAGctgaataagaagaagaagatatcaGTTTATTGCATAAATGAATGTGGATGGAGGTGTTATGCATCTCAATTATCTGGGGAGTTGACATtccaaataaaaacattcaatcCAGAGTGCACCTACCCTAAATCCTTTAAACATAGCCAAGTGACTGCAAGTTATGTTGCAAAAAAGTTTATACAGAAGTTTGACAAAAATCCCAATTGGAAAGTGGCTGATGTTCAATATCATATGAAGCAAATACTTGAAGTTGACATAAGTTATAGTCAGGTGTATAGGGCAAAAATGAAAGCTATTGACTTGATTACTGGGGATGAACAGCTGCAATATGGGAAGCTTAGGGATTATGTAGAGATGATAAGATTGAATGATAAACGAAGTAGGGTTATTTTGCAAACTgaaatggaaaatgaaaatgcaCAACCAAATTTAAGAGAATGTATATCAG TTGCATTTGCTGTTGTTGAGCAAGAGAACAAAGATTCATGGGTATGGTTTCTGCAGCAATTTTCAGATGACATTGGGAATCCAAAGCAACTTAATCTGGCCTTTATCACTAATAGGCAAAAG GGCCTTATTCCTGCAATTGAGATGTTGTTCCCAACTTGTGAGCATAGGTCTTGTGTGAAGCATATctctaataattttaaaatggatCATAAGGGCTTGGAGTTGAAGGATGCACTGCGGAGATGTGCTAGAGCCACAACAATCAGGGAGTTTGAGAGAAGAATGCAAGAACTAAAGGATTTCGATGTCAATGCATGGGAGTATCTTGCTGACATCAACCCTGCACAATGGTCTAAGTCTCACTTTAGTAGTAGTGTTTTGTGTGACTGTTTAGCTAATAACTTGAGTGAGTCTCTTAATGCCATGATCTTAGAAGCTAGGGATAAGCCAATTTTAGCAATGTTGGAGTGGATCAGAGTTAGGCTCATGaccaaacaatacaaaaagatGAAAGATATAGCAAAATACACTGGAAATGTGTGTTCTAATATTCAAGACAAATTAAAGAAGTTAAAACATGAATCTCTACCTTTTAGTGCTACTCCATTAGGTAGGTTCATGTATGAGGTTGATAACGGTCGTGAGAGACATGTGGTTGACTTGGTTAGGAAAGCATGTAGCTGTAGGATTTGGGATTTGACAAGACTTCCTTGCAAACATGGGATCTCTGTTATTGTTAAGAACCTAGAGAAAGTGGAGGACTGTGTGCATTCTTGTTACTTGAAAGAGACATTTGTTGAAACTTACAAAGAGATAATACAGCCAATGCTTGGCCAGTATGAGTAG